CGGTTCCGTACTTGATGAACTTGGAGATTCACCATCCCGGTTTCTTGGTGAGACATCTCTCGAAACGCTTCAGAGTCTTTTCTGTGATTTCAGATACCGCTTTACGCAGGGGTTGGAAGTTGCATGTATCCTGAAGGCAGCTTCAGATCTGCAGATCGAATATAGAAGTCTGGGTAATCTGCTGACTCATGCCGTTTCATCAAAGGGATACATCGAAGCTCTGGAATTGATGATTGTAGCGATTATGAGAAAGGCCGGTTTGAGTACTTCGAGCATGTTGTCCATGCCTTCGAAGGGAAGCGCCTGTAAAAGACTGAATCTCTGGATGCGGTGGATGGTGCGCAGCGATGATGTAGATCCCGGAGGATGGGAAGGTATTGAATCATCCATGCTGTACGTTCCGCTTGACACGCATATGT
The sequence above is a segment of the Candidatus Aegiribacteria sp. genome. Coding sequences within it:
- a CDS encoding TIGR02757 family protein; the encoded protein is MSPLKESIKTLKDTLDRLYLRLNRREFVHPDPLEYLYRYEDLYDREIAGLVASGLAYGRVSQILNAAGSVLDELGDSPSRFLGETSLETLQSLFCDFRYRFTQGLEVACILKAASDLQIEYRSLGNLLTHAVSSKGYIEALELMIVAIMRKAGLSTSSMLSMPSKGSACKRLNLWMRWMVRSDDVDPGGWEGIESSMLYVPLDTHMFRVAKLLGFTSRRAADWRAVEEATEGFRTLCPDDPVKYDFSLTRFGIRDDLDMNGLLKGLEF